From the genome of Gammaproteobacteria bacterium:
CATCAGTGAACATGCCCAGCAGGTTGTTTTGTGCATCGACCACGGTGGTGAAACCCAGTCGCTTGGCACTCATCTCAATGATGGTTTCGCTGAGCGTGGCATCGGCACTGACCTGCGGGATGTGCTCGCCAGTTTGCATGATGTCATCGATCAACAGCAACAGGCGACGGCCCAATGCGCCACCGGGATGAGAGCGGGCAAAATCTTCGGCAGTGAAGCCACGGCTTTCCAGCAGGGCAACGGCCAGCGCATCGCCCATGGCCAGGGTGGCGGTGGTGCTGGCGGTGGGGGCGAGTCCCAGTGGACAGGCTTCCTGCTCAACGCTGATGTCCAGATGGACGTTGGCATTGCGCGCCAGGGTCGAATTCGGATTGCCGGTCATCGCCACCATCGGTACGTTTTGGCGCTTGATCAGCGGCAAAATCGTCAGGATTTCGCCGGTCTCGCCGGAGTTGGAAATCGCCAGAACCACATCCTTGATGGTGATCATGCCCAGGTCGCCATGGCTGGCTTCGCCGGGGTGAACGAAAAAGGCCGGACTGCCGGTGCTGGCCAGGGTGGCGGCGATTTTGCCACCAATGTGGCCGGATTTGCCCATGCCGACCACAACGATACGGCCTTCGCAGGACAGCAAGGTGTGGCAGGCGCGGACGAAGCTGTTGTCCAGTCGGTCTTTCAGGCGGGCGACAGCGCGGGATTCAATATCGAGTACCGCTTTGCCCATGTCGATCAGGGCCTGATCGTGAGGGGTGCTGGCGGGCAAAATGCGTTTTTCGCTGAGGGTCATGCCTTTTTTTCCGGGTAGCCGATTTCGGTTAATTTGGCGGACAACTGCGTCCGATCCAGGGGCTCGCCCTGTACCGTGACCTGGCCGGAGGCCAGATCGACGTCAACGGCCTGGATGTTGGCCAACGCGCCCAGTTTGTTTTTGATGTTGGCGACACAGCCGCCGCATTTGACGTTGGCTACGGTAAATTGTTCGGTGCTCATCAACGCTCCTTAGGCGGATGCCATGTAGTAAATGGTGCCAAGATAGCCCAGAAAAATCGCCAGCAGCGATCCGCCGGCCACT
Proteins encoded in this window:
- a CDS encoding heavy-metal-associated domain-containing protein; the encoded protein is MSTEQFTVANVKCGGCVANIKNKLGALANIQAVDVDLASGQVTVQGEPLDRTQLSAKLTEIGYPEKKA
- a CDS encoding KpsF/GutQ family sugar-phosphate isomerase; translation: MGKAVLDIESRAVARLKDRLDNSFVRACHTLLSCEGRIVVVGMGKSGHIGGKIAATLASTGSPAFFVHPGEASHGDLGMITIKDVVLAISNSGETGEILTILPLIKRQNVPMVAMTGNPNSTLARNANVHLDISVEQEACPLGLAPTASTTATLAMGDALAVALLESRGFTAEDFARSHPGGALGRRLLLLIDDIMQTGEHIPQVSADATLSETIIEMSAKRLGFTTVVDAQNNLLGMFTDGDLRRLLQHQPDLHNTRIQDIMTCDGVRIQQGALAAEALKLMEERKVNGMPVVNEHNQVVGAFNMHDLFRAGVV